CCACCCCGACGCGCTGCGCCGCCAGGAACAGCGGCTTGTTGCCTGGGGCGAGCCGGCCGGCGGTTTCCTGGAGACTGTCGGCTTCGTCCTCGGCCTTGCCCTGTTCCAGGCGCAGCGCGGGTCAGCCCAAGCGGCCTGTCCGCAAACAGGCCAGGCGATGTGGCAGAGCGTCACCCGCCTCCTTGATCCGCAAGCAGCCGGGCCGGACCTCTTCGCAGACCTGCCCACCGACCTCGATTCGGACGTCCGCCGCCAGATCCAGGCTCTGCGCCTTGCCTCCACCGGCATCTCCCCGGCCTCAACCATCCGCTGGGTACGCCTCCTCAGCACGGCATACGCCATCGCCGAGCACCAGGCCTGAGCAGGCCGCGGAGCCGCAGGGTGGGGGACCTCCGCGGTCGGACCCGGTGCGGTCACAGCAGTCGGTCGACCAGCCCGTCGATGTAGTCCGGCGTGAGCGGGACCATGCCGAACAGGACGCGGATGTACATCGGGGCCAGGATGTGGTCCAGCACGTCGAACGCGTCGGGTGCGTCCTCGCCGCGTTCGCGGGCACGATCGAGCATGGCCTGCAGTTGCCGGGTGCGTTCGGCGCGCAGGTCGGCGCCGGCCTGCATGCCCTGCTGACCGCTGCTCGACAGGGCGACGGCGAGGTGCAGCACCGCCGGACCGTCGGGTCCGGTGATCTCGCGGGCCACTTGGGCCGCGTACGTGCGCAGGTCGCCGTCGAGGCTCCCGGTGTCGGGCATCGGCGACTGCGCGTTGAGGCGGGTGAGCGCGACCTCGGCGAGCAGGGTTTCCAGGCTGCCCCACCGGCGGTAGATGCTGCTGTCGGCCACTCCTGCGCGGGCCGCGACCTCGCCGACGGTGAAGTTGCCGTAGCCGCGCTCTCCGACCAGGTCGGTGACGGCCTGGTGCACCTGCGCGCCGACGCGGGCGCTGCGTCCGCCGGGCCGCCGGGCTCGCTGTCCCTCGTTCATACTCCTCACCTTAACGCAGTTATCGCTTGCGTTTATGGCGCGCACCTCCCTACAGTGCTCTAACGCAGCCAGCACTTGCGTTAGGGAGTTGAGCTGTATCGCCGTCCGTACCGCCCTGGCCGGCGCGGACAACCAACGAGGGGGATCCATGGCCGTATCGCACGCGACGGCAGGCAGTCGGTCGAACCAGACCCTGCTGCTCGCGCTGACCTGTCTGGGCCAGTTCATGATCCTGCTCGACAACACGATCGTCGGGGCGGCGCTGCCCGACATGCAGCACCGGCTGCACACCGAGCTGACCGGTCTTCAGTGGATCGTCGACGCGTACGTACTGCTGGTCGCCATGCTGCTGATGTCCGGCGGTGTCTTCGCCGACCGGTTCGGCCGCAAGCGGGTGTACCTGACCGGCGTGGTGGTGTTCACGGCCGCGTCCCTGGTCTGCGCTCTCGCGCCCACGCTCGGCTGGCTGGTCGCCGGCCGGGTGGTGCAGGGCATCGGGGCCGCCGCGCTGAGCCCTGCCTCGCTGGCCCTGCTCACCGCCGCCTATCCCGTGCCGCAGGAACGGATGAAGGCGATCGGACTGTGGGCCGGATTCAGCGGGATCGGTCTGGCCGCGGGACCCGTGGCCGGCGGCGTGCTGACGGAAGCCTTCGGCTGGCCCGCGATCTTCCTGGTCAATCTGCCCATCGGTGTGGTCCTGCTGCTGGCCGGCCTGCGCCACCTCGGCGAGTCCCGTAATCCCAACGCCCCCGCGATCGACATCCCGG
This DNA window, taken from Streptomyces sp. NBC_00663, encodes the following:
- a CDS encoding TetR/AcrR family transcriptional regulator, yielding MNEGQRARRPGGRSARVGAQVHQAVTDLVGERGYGNFTVGEVAARAGVADSSIYRRWGSLETLLAEVALTRLNAQSPMPDTGSLDGDLRTYAAQVAREITGPDGPAVLHLAVALSSSGQQGMQAGADLRAERTRQLQAMLDRARERGEDAPDAFDVLDHILAPMYIRVLFGMVPLTPDYIDGLVDRLL